From the genome of Bifidobacterium asteroides, one region includes:
- a CDS encoding ATP-dependent helicase, with protein MGDPLDNFSPQTADWFHQTFPEGPTPTQVQAWPAIRSGGDALIISPTGSGKTLAAFLWAIDELMTRPRRFREPGVAVLYISPMKALGTDVARNLQAPLDGIAERFQQQGRKAPKVQTGIRTGDTDARGRRALAAHPPDILVTTPESLYLMLTSKTANTLKNIRTVIVDEIHVLAGNKRGAHLALSLERLDDLVGGPVQRIGLSATVRPPEQVARFLGGSRPVSLIQPKSSTAMDLRLIEPLEDMGDLAAPPGESGQEGQERDQRSGSIWPAIERAILDQVLSHHTTLVFVNSRGLAERLTARLNELHQSDLRAPVHDRPGSSRETVQPTGRAAQAWEPAHYSSATGSTSERTSGQPVDQPIAMAHHGSVSKERRRQVEDDLKAGRLRCVVATSSLELGIDMGSVDLVIQVNAPVSTASGLQRVGRADHQVGRVSQARLFPLTREQILECTASMESMVQGDIEPTIMPNSPLDVLAQQTVAAAAMGPLKEQDWLATVRRAAPFAHLDQKVYRAVLGMLSGAYTSQDFTAFRPILVWDQQTGTLTARPGAQRLAVTSGGTIPDRGSYSVVMPSEAAGGKPRRVGELDEEMVYESRKGDVITLGTTSWRIQQITRDRVVVVPAPGRSARLPFWHGEGAGRDPAFGCRLGRLARELSRSLVPAVQAASGRPGFTQAVSSRLLEDGLDRPSINNLAAFLAEQQASTGQVPDDRHLVVERCPNEEGDLRLVLHSPYGRRVNEPWALAITARLSRERGYDGSVWAGENGIVVQIPGTDAFLEDRRIFGFTPDQVEREVRRHLVGSALFQARFRQCAARSLYMPRMEPGRRVPLWQQRLRASRLLDAALKEDDFPLVLETMRECLQDVYDMPALHELMAGLEQGSVRLVPASTQTPSPMASGLLFGYLGTFMYQYDMPKAERDAAMLAIDSDLLEQMVGQVDMADLLDQETVDQVTADLQRLSPRTRAKGAEGLADLLRTLGPMDLAGIRRRMCGQEDEPVTEGQVRTMLEQLQAQSRVVQVRLGARDCWVWDGQAGRLTAVLGPSIIQLSAQPTKGSATKGSESDSEAFDQLVRQYAAVHGPFTVEDLAGHLGLGKALLEDRLRSLAARELLMTGVFPRPDLSAYGEPGWEGGEPRRGWLDPEVFRRLRSRSLAKASKAASPVPGHVYSDFLLHRQGLALLGQEPLMGTEGLLEVVAQLEGLVLPPEVWESAIFPARVRDYGPALMDDLLASGQVVWVGSEQGEGPLGAMTFYLAEDLDVEFPAQSAGSPSVTNGAGKSSNPGNAGDLEKALLDVLADGGAYRFDRLLRVCTGRGGNDSEASDQEVLARSLWHLVRRGQVTNASLAPVRRLVRGSGSQPLGRARRLPYGLRGRGRPLDRAALTRAASSSELSAATEGFWTLLADERGAAGGAAGTGMADSSDELRGGQDDDRQRTVRLVHEEQAMLDRYGLLAPVLPEVRYLHGGFSALYQVCRRMEEAGQLTRGVIVEGFGGAQFAPREVIDQLRGFQEDERHNDDSDRRPPEPVVMDVTDPANLYGTALAWPTTSGDGGGRPVRRMGNLLVQNRGRALVYAAPKGHHLLVFGEPERGLLEAAFAQLASWLRRGGQGRILFSNANGRPLTMREPVGMAMTAAGFTAGPGGMALY; from the coding sequence ATGGGCGATCCCCTGGACAATTTCTCCCCACAGACGGCTGACTGGTTTCACCAGACCTTTCCCGAGGGGCCCACGCCGACCCAGGTGCAGGCCTGGCCGGCCATCCGCTCAGGCGGCGATGCGTTGATTATTTCGCCCACCGGCTCGGGCAAGACCCTGGCCGCCTTTCTTTGGGCCATTGACGAGCTCATGACCAGGCCTCGACGCTTCCGAGAACCTGGGGTCGCAGTGCTTTACATCTCGCCCATGAAGGCCTTGGGGACGGATGTGGCCCGCAACCTGCAGGCTCCGTTGGACGGCATCGCCGAGCGATTCCAACAGCAGGGACGAAAAGCGCCCAAGGTCCAGACAGGTATCCGCACTGGAGACACCGACGCCCGCGGCCGCAGGGCCCTGGCCGCTCATCCTCCGGATATTCTGGTCACCACCCCCGAGTCCCTCTATCTGATGCTGACTTCCAAGACGGCCAACACGCTGAAGAATATCCGGACCGTTATCGTGGACGAAATCCACGTTTTGGCGGGCAATAAGCGCGGGGCTCATCTGGCCCTGAGCCTAGAGCGGCTGGACGACCTGGTCGGAGGGCCCGTGCAGCGGATCGGCCTGTCGGCTACGGTCCGGCCGCCCGAACAGGTGGCACGTTTTCTGGGCGGCAGCCGTCCGGTCAGCCTGATCCAGCCCAAGTCGTCCACAGCCATGGACCTGCGGCTGATCGAGCCTTTGGAGGACATGGGCGATCTGGCGGCGCCACCCGGCGAATCTGGCCAGGAGGGTCAGGAGAGGGACCAAAGAAGCGGATCCATCTGGCCAGCTATCGAGCGGGCCATCCTGGACCAGGTCCTGTCCCACCACACCACCCTGGTCTTCGTCAACTCCCGAGGACTAGCCGAGCGTCTGACTGCCAGGCTGAACGAACTGCACCAGTCCGATTTGCGGGCCCCGGTTCACGACCGACCAGGTTCATCCCGTGAAACAGTCCAGCCCACGGGCAGGGCTGCGCAGGCCTGGGAGCCCGCCCACTACAGTTCGGCCACCGGGTCGACCTCCGAGAGAACATCCGGCCAGCCTGTTGACCAACCTATTGCCATGGCCCACCATGGTTCGGTGTCCAAGGAACGTCGCCGCCAGGTGGAGGACGACCTCAAGGCCGGCAGACTGCGGTGCGTGGTAGCCACCTCAAGCCTGGAGCTGGGCATCGATATGGGCTCGGTCGATCTGGTCATCCAGGTCAACGCCCCTGTGTCGACCGCTTCGGGGCTGCAGCGCGTGGGCCGGGCCGACCACCAAGTGGGACGGGTATCGCAGGCCAGGCTTTTCCCCTTGACCCGCGAGCAGATCCTGGAGTGCACTGCCAGCATGGAAAGCATGGTCCAGGGCGACATCGAACCCACCATCATGCCCAACAGTCCCTTGGATGTTCTGGCTCAGCAGACGGTGGCTGCAGCTGCCATGGGACCGCTTAAAGAGCAGGATTGGCTGGCCACAGTCAGACGGGCTGCGCCCTTCGCCCACTTGGACCAGAAGGTCTACCGGGCGGTGCTGGGCATGCTCAGCGGTGCCTACACCTCCCAAGACTTCACCGCCTTCCGCCCCATTCTGGTCTGGGACCAGCAGACAGGCACGCTGACAGCTCGCCCCGGCGCGCAACGCCTGGCAGTAACCTCCGGAGGCACCATTCCCGACCGTGGCTCCTACAGCGTGGTCATGCCCTCCGAGGCCGCCGGCGGCAAGCCCCGCCGAGTGGGGGAGCTGGACGAGGAGATGGTTTACGAGTCCCGGAAGGGGGACGTAATTACCCTGGGCACCACCTCTTGGAGGATCCAGCAGATCACCCGCGACCGTGTGGTAGTGGTACCCGCCCCGGGACGCTCCGCCAGGCTGCCCTTCTGGCACGGCGAGGGCGCTGGCCGCGACCCCGCCTTCGGCTGTCGCCTGGGCAGGCTCGCCAGGGAGCTGTCCCGAAGCCTGGTGCCGGCAGTCCAGGCTGCCTCCGGTCGGCCGGGCTTCACCCAAGCCGTCTCCTCTCGCCTGCTTGAGGACGGCCTGGACCGTCCTTCTATCAACAATCTGGCGGCCTTTCTGGCCGAGCAGCAGGCCTCCACCGGCCAGGTGCCCGACGACCGGCACCTGGTGGTCGAGCGTTGCCCCAACGAAGAGGGCGACCTGCGGCTGGTCCTCCATTCGCCGTACGGTCGCAGGGTCAACGAGCCTTGGGCCCTGGCCATTACCGCCCGGCTCTCCCGTGAGCGCGGTTACGACGGGTCCGTGTGGGCGGGGGAGAATGGCATCGTCGTGCAGATTCCGGGCACTGATGCCTTCCTGGAGGATCGGCGAATATTCGGTTTCACCCCCGATCAGGTGGAGCGCGAGGTTCGACGGCATTTGGTCGGCTCGGCGCTCTTCCAGGCCCGCTTCCGCCAGTGCGCTGCCCGCTCGCTCTACATGCCCAGGATGGAGCCCGGCCGGAGGGTTCCGCTCTGGCAGCAGCGTCTGCGGGCCTCTCGGCTCCTGGATGCGGCGCTGAAGGAGGATGACTTCCCCCTTGTTCTGGAGACCATGCGTGAGTGCCTTCAGGATGTCTACGACATGCCTGCCCTGCACGAGCTCATGGCCGGCCTGGAGCAGGGAAGCGTCCGTCTGGTCCCGGCTTCCACCCAGACACCCTCCCCAATGGCTTCAGGGCTGCTCTTCGGTTACCTGGGCACCTTCATGTACCAGTACGACATGCCCAAGGCCGAGCGTGACGCCGCTATGCTGGCCATCGACTCCGACCTGCTGGAGCAGATGGTCGGCCAAGTGGACATGGCTGACCTTCTGGACCAGGAGACTGTCGACCAGGTGACCGCCGACCTGCAGCGGCTTTCGCCTAGGACCCGGGCCAAGGGGGCCGAAGGACTGGCCGACCTGTTGCGAACCCTGGGCCCCATGGATCTAGCAGGTATTCGTCGGCGCATGTGCGGGCAGGAGGACGAACCGGTGACGGAGGGGCAGGTCCGGACCATGCTGGAGCAGCTGCAGGCCCAGTCCAGGGTGGTCCAGGTCAGACTAGGTGCTCGCGACTGCTGGGTATGGGACGGTCAGGCGGGACGGCTGACGGCGGTCCTGGGACCAAGCATCATCCAGCTGTCTGCCCAGCCAACAAAGGGATCGGCAACAAAGGGATCGGAATCGGACAGCGAGGCCTTCGACCAGCTGGTCAGGCAATACGCCGCAGTCCACGGGCCATTCACCGTCGAGGACTTGGCTGGCCACCTGGGCCTGGGCAAAGCTCTTTTGGAGGACAGACTGCGCTCCCTGGCAGCGCGTGAGCTGCTCATGACCGGGGTCTTTCCTAGGCCAGACCTAAGTGCCTATGGCGAGCCTGGATGGGAGGGAGGCGAACCCCGCCGAGGATGGCTGGATCCCGAGGTCTTCCGTCGGCTGCGCTCGCGGTCCCTGGCCAAGGCCAGCAAGGCCGCCAGTCCCGTCCCCGGCCATGTCTACAGCGACTTTCTTCTTCACCGGCAGGGTCTGGCACTCCTGGGCCAGGAGCCTTTGATGGGCACTGAGGGACTGCTGGAGGTGGTCGCGCAGCTGGAGGGGCTGGTTTTGCCGCCCGAAGTCTGGGAGTCGGCGATCTTCCCGGCCAGGGTGCGTGATTACGGTCCCGCATTGATGGACGATCTGCTGGCCTCGGGCCAGGTGGTCTGGGTAGGGTCCGAGCAGGGAGAGGGCCCGCTGGGCGCTATGACCTTTTATCTGGCCGAGGACCTTGATGTGGAGTTTCCAGCACAATCCGCCGGTTCTCCGTCAGTCACGAATGGGGCGGGCAAGTCGAGCAACCCGGGCAACGCGGGCGATCTGGAAAAGGCCCTGCTGGATGTTCTGGCCGATGGGGGAGCCTACCGTTTCGATCGGCTTCTGCGCGTCTGCACTGGCCGAGGCGGCAATGATTCTGAGGCCTCCGACCAGGAGGTCCTGGCTCGGTCCCTCTGGCACCTGGTCAGGCGTGGACAGGTCACCAACGCTTCCTTGGCTCCGGTCCGGCGGCTGGTCCGGGGATCGGGATCGCAGCCCTTGGGGAGGGCCCGCCGTTTGCCTTATGGTCTGCGTGGACGCGGCAGGCCTTTGGATCGTGCGGCCTTGACGCGGGCGGCAAGCTCGTCAGAGCTGTCAGCGGCGACGGAAGGATTCTGGACTCTGCTTGCGGATGAGCGCGGAGCGGCGGGTGGTGCAGCGGGGACTGGCATGGCTGATTCAAGCGACGAGCTCAGAGGCGGCCAGGACGATGACCGGCAGCGGACCGTCCGCCTGGTCCATGAAGAGCAAGCCATGCTGGACCGTTATGGGCTCCTGGCCCCGGTCCTGCCTGAAGTGCGGTACCTCCATGGCGGATTTTCGGCCCTCTATCAGGTCTGCAGACGCATGGAGGAGGCCGGACAGCTGACGCGTGGGGTCATCGTGGAGGGTTTCGGCGGCGCCCAGTTCGCCCCCCGGGAGGTGATCGATCAGCTCAGAGGCTTCCAAGAGGATGAGCGCCATAATGATGATTCCGACCGGCGGCCGCCCGAACCCGTGGTCATGGATGTGACCGATCCAGCCAACCTCTATGGCACGGCCCTTGCCTGGCCGACCACATCAGGGGATGGCGGCGGTCGGCCCGTTCGGCGGATGGGCAACCTCTTGGTGCAGAATCGAGGCCGTGCCCTGGTCTATGCGGCGCCCAAGGGGCATCATCTTCTGGTCTTCGGCGAGCCCGAGCGTGGATTGCTGGAGGCCGCCTTCGCCCAGCTGGCCTCATGGCTGAGGCGGGGAGGACAGGGACGCATCCTCTTCAGCAATGCCAATGGCCGACCCCTGACCATGCGCGAACCAGTAGGCATGGCCATGACCGCCGCCGGTTTCACAGCGGGGCCGGGCGGTATGGCCCTCTACTGA
- a CDS encoding alkaline phosphatase family protein codes for MGLDTPDMKELLQPSSPIQYGDRAGDNHVGGPRHLSAVLPALSACLGAPVATDVHPSARALQEALGLPDAQSVVVVLVDGLGFWNLVSRQGHVPYLRSLLSEPINQRPLYTSLPSTTVAAMGVFGTGTSPGLTGMTGYTQLNPDTGQLSQMIQFRGAQDPERLQRRPTVFETLQAQGVRVTSSGLPRFRNSALTRAALRGGEYLGHNHSRQRLLAACEAASQPGLTYLYIRDVDKVGHHSGWEGEEWVAALEATDAQLAELHRRLPAGTLTVIVADHGMVEADPDQRIDIALDPELNQDVQLVGGEPRAVMLYLDQGADPQVVAARWRERLGELAWVQTRDQAIERGIFGPVDARIRPMIGDLLVLAGDRVTLVNSADQTDAATRLPGVHGSWTRMETQVPCLIDLV; via the coding sequence ATGGGTCTGGATACACCTGACATGAAGGAACTGCTGCAGCCGAGTTCGCCTATCCAATACGGGGACCGGGCGGGAGACAACCATGTTGGCGGACCCCGGCATCTGTCCGCTGTCCTGCCGGCCCTGAGCGCCTGTCTGGGAGCGCCCGTGGCCACTGACGTCCATCCGTCTGCCAGGGCCCTCCAGGAGGCCCTGGGACTGCCTGACGCCCAGTCGGTGGTCGTCGTCCTGGTGGACGGTCTGGGATTCTGGAACTTGGTCAGCCGCCAGGGTCACGTGCCCTATCTGCGCTCGTTGCTGTCCGAACCCATCAATCAGCGTCCCCTCTATACCAGCCTACCGTCGACGACCGTGGCGGCCATGGGGGTCTTCGGCACCGGAACCAGCCCTGGACTGACCGGCATGACCGGCTATACCCAGCTGAATCCGGACACCGGCCAGCTGAGCCAGATGATCCAGTTCAGGGGTGCTCAGGATCCCGAGCGCCTGCAGCGCCGTCCAACGGTCTTCGAGACTCTCCAGGCGCAGGGGGTCCGTGTGACCTCGTCAGGTCTGCCGCGTTTTCGCAACTCCGCCCTGACCCGTGCGGCTCTGCGCGGCGGGGAATACCTGGGCCACAACCACTCCCGTCAGCGTCTTCTAGCAGCCTGCGAGGCTGCCAGCCAGCCAGGATTGACCTACCTCTATATCCGCGATGTGGACAAGGTGGGCCACCACAGTGGTTGGGAGGGCGAAGAATGGGTGGCCGCTCTCGAAGCGACCGATGCACAGCTGGCCGAGCTTCATCGCCGTCTGCCCGCCGGGACGCTGACGGTTATCGTAGCCGATCACGGCATGGTCGAGGCTGATCCGGACCAGCGCATTGACATCGCCCTGGATCCGGAGCTGAACCAGGATGTGCAACTGGTGGGCGGCGAGCCCAGGGCGGTCATGCTCTACTTGGATCAGGGGGCGGATCCTCAGGTTGTGGCTGCTCGCTGGCGTGAACGTCTGGGGGAGCTGGCCTGGGTACAGACCCGGGACCAAGCCATCGAACGGGGTATCTTCGGCCCTGTAGATGCCCGGATTCGACCTATGATCGGCGATCTTCTGGTTCTAGCCGGCGACCGGGTCACCTTGGTGAATTCTGCAGATCAGACTGATGCAGCGACCAGACTGCCTGGCGTCCACGGCTCATGGACCCGTATGGAGACGCAGGTTCCCTGTCTGATCGATCTGGTCTGA
- a CDS encoding DNA topoisomerase (ATP-hydrolyzing) subunit A codes for MATHRRSKAAGYDPRQVKEHIVETPLNEEMSKSFLEYAYSVIYARALPDARDGLKPVQRRIIYQMGQMNLNPDRPYMKSARAVGEVMGKLHPHGDSSIYEAMVRLAQPFAMRLPLVDGHGNFGSLDDGPAASRYTEARLAPAALGMNADIDQDTVDFSPNYDNKLREPQVLPSAIPNLLVNGASGIAVGMATNMITHNLGEVVAAAKYLMAHPDASLDELMRYVPGPDLPGGGIIVGRDGIRKAYEHGRGAFVTRSVTHLENVTARKKAIVVTELPFMVGPERVLERISDGVRNHKLEGISSAIDLTDRHNGTRLVIEIKTGFDPGKVLGKLFKYTPLEDSFTINNVALVHGRPRTMGLKELLEVWVEHRRTVIHRRSEFRRKKALERLHLVEGLLLALVDIDEVIQVIRSSDDADAARNKLMAVFDLDQTQAQYILDLRLRRLTKMSRIELEGERDDLNKQLEGLERILDSSAELDRVAIHEMDQAVAQWGTPRRTVILDQEPSGDLAPVQSAASDQQTAQQTSGKVAAGSQAALLASGRANRGGDGGDLHMEDKPCTVMMSATGLLARSTPSALDAWRSRPRNQDRGHDDQIIAIFATTTLATYGLVTTAGRLITAPVADLPLIPATANPNLTGGIVADELLGGTASTEPQADEHAVTVIDMADSRPLALGTRLGTVKRWNRESPTTMDSWSVIDLKEDDQVVFAAPCQDGDRMVLISSDASLLTFTGDKVRPQGRNAAGMAGIRLAQGCQVATFAVVPAGEIGWTYQETGEDGMSTQAGAVVLTVAGDSEALPGTENGSAKLTPLEMYPVKGRGTGGVRSQRFLKGQDTLLLARVGAWPLHASTAAGSPVELPDVDMRRDASGQELAAPITFVA; via the coding sequence ATGGCAACTCATCGCAGGAGCAAGGCGGCGGGGTACGACCCCCGGCAGGTCAAGGAGCACATCGTCGAAACCCCTCTGAACGAGGAGATGAGTAAGTCCTTCCTGGAATACGCCTACTCGGTCATCTACGCCAGGGCCCTGCCCGACGCCCGCGACGGACTCAAGCCTGTGCAGCGGCGGATCATCTACCAGATGGGCCAGATGAACCTCAACCCTGACCGCCCCTACATGAAGTCCGCTAGGGCCGTGGGCGAGGTCATGGGCAAGCTGCACCCCCATGGCGACTCATCCATCTACGAGGCCATGGTCCGGCTGGCCCAGCCCTTCGCCATGCGCCTGCCCCTGGTCGACGGCCACGGCAACTTCGGATCCCTGGACGACGGACCGGCGGCATCACGCTACACCGAGGCCAGGCTGGCCCCGGCGGCTCTGGGCATGAACGCCGACATCGACCAGGACACGGTGGACTTCTCCCCCAACTACGACAACAAGCTCAGGGAGCCCCAGGTCCTGCCATCGGCCATCCCCAACCTGCTGGTCAACGGGGCCTCGGGCATCGCCGTGGGCATGGCCACCAACATGATCACCCACAACCTGGGCGAGGTGGTGGCCGCCGCAAAGTATCTGATGGCCCACCCGGACGCAAGCCTGGACGAACTGATGCGCTACGTGCCCGGCCCGGATCTGCCCGGCGGCGGAATCATCGTGGGGCGGGACGGCATCCGCAAGGCCTACGAGCACGGTCGGGGGGCCTTCGTGACCAGGTCCGTCACCCACTTGGAGAACGTGACTGCCCGCAAGAAAGCCATCGTGGTTACCGAGCTGCCCTTCATGGTGGGCCCCGAGCGGGTTCTGGAGCGCATCTCGGACGGGGTGCGCAACCACAAGCTGGAGGGCATCTCCAGTGCCATCGACCTGACCGATCGGCACAACGGGACCCGCCTGGTCATTGAAATCAAGACGGGATTCGACCCGGGCAAGGTTTTGGGCAAGCTCTTCAAGTACACGCCCCTGGAGGACTCCTTCACCATCAACAACGTGGCCCTGGTCCACGGACGGCCCAGGACCATGGGGCTCAAGGAACTGCTGGAGGTCTGGGTGGAGCACCGGCGCACGGTCATCCACCGGCGCAGCGAGTTCCGCCGCAAGAAGGCCCTGGAGCGCCTGCACCTGGTCGAGGGGCTCCTGCTGGCCCTGGTCGACATCGACGAAGTCATCCAGGTCATCCGCAGCTCGGATGACGCGGACGCGGCCAGGAACAAGCTCATGGCGGTCTTCGACCTGGATCAGACCCAGGCCCAGTACATTCTTGACCTGCGGCTACGGCGGCTGACCAAGATGAGCCGGATCGAGCTGGAGGGCGAGCGCGACGACCTCAACAAGCAGCTGGAGGGACTGGAGCGGATTCTGGACTCCTCTGCCGAGCTGGACCGGGTGGCCATCCATGAGATGGATCAGGCGGTGGCCCAGTGGGGCACGCCCAGGCGCACGGTCATCCTGGACCAGGAGCCCTCCGGCGACCTGGCCCCCGTGCAGTCGGCAGCCAGCGATCAGCAGACCGCTCAGCAGACCTCAGGTAAAGTCGCTGCTGGCTCCCAGGCTGCACTGCTGGCCAGCGGAAGAGCCAACCGCGGCGGCGACGGCGGCGACCTGCACATGGAGGACAAGCCCTGCACGGTCATGATGAGCGCCACCGGCCTGCTGGCACGCAGCACCCCGAGCGCCTTGGATGCCTGGCGCTCCCGGCCGCGCAACCAGGACCGCGGTCATGACGACCAGATAATCGCCATATTCGCCACCACCACCCTGGCCACCTACGGCCTGGTCACCACAGCTGGACGGCTTATCACCGCCCCTGTGGCCGACCTGCCGCTGATCCCAGCCACCGCCAACCCGAACCTGACCGGAGGCATCGTTGCAGACGAGCTCCTGGGCGGAACAGCCAGCACCGAGCCTCAGGCCGACGAGCACGCCGTCACTGTCATCGACATGGCCGACTCCCGGCCCCTGGCCCTGGGCACCCGGCTAGGCACGGTCAAGCGCTGGAACCGAGAATCCCCGACCACCATGGACTCCTGGTCAGTCATCGACTTGAAGGAAGACGACCAAGTGGTCTTCGCAGCCCCCTGCCAGGACGGGGACCGCATGGTGCTCATCTCCTCGGACGCCAGCCTGCTTACCTTCACCGGGGACAAGGTTCGCCCCCAGGGCCGCAATGCAGCCGGCATGGCAGGCATCCGTCTGGCCCAGGGCTGCCAGGTCGCCACCTTCGCAGTCGTGCCGGCCGGAGAGATCGGCTGGACCTATCAGGAGACCGGAGAGGATGGCATGAGCACACAGGCCGGAGCTGTGGTCCTGACTGTAGCCGGCGACTCCGAGGCCCTGCCCGGTACCGAGAACGGGTCGGCCAAGCTGACCCCGCTGGAGATGTATCCGGTCAAGGGCCGTGGAACGGGCGGCGTGCGCTCACAGCGCTTCCTCAAGGGCCAGGACACCCTGTTGCTGGCCCGGGTGGGCGCTTGGCCCCTGCACGCCAGCACCGCTGCTGGATCACCGGTCGAACTGCCCGACGTGGACATGCGCCGGGATGCCTCCGGCCAGGAGCTGGCAGCGCCTATCACCTTCGTGGCCTGA
- a CDS encoding type IIA DNA topoisomerase subunit B — MVAKKPDKGKTYGAGSLTVLDGLDAVRKRPGMYIGTTDSQGLMHCLWEIIDNAVDEALAGQCDHIKVILHKDGSIEVDDNGRGIPVDIEPRTGLTGVEVVLTKLHAGAKFGNSSYTAVGGLHGVGSSVVNALSSRLDVEVDRDGKTHRMRFHQGHPGAYQDPDPEHPSPDSPFKRTRKNRPTTLEVVGSVPKSRTGTRVRYWADPEIFNPTARFSYAQLIDRVRQTSFLVPGLKITVIDDRIPATGSADQDLRLEVDGEPAAKPGDQDVQEDQGNLRGLSNSGEPPENNAEDERAEHQRADDADLSATERADRAMLQPEDETGHQRVEEFLHTGGVTDFVDFLSKGEPVSDIWRISGQDTYQEETQRVGSDGELHAEQVERVCGVDIALRWVNDYDSVVRSFVNVVETPGGGMHVDGFMNAMTRQVRKAVEANARRLKVNLKDSHTKVERDDVLAGLVAVVTVRIAEPQFQGQTKDVLGTAQVKPIVTRMTDDQFGQMISGSKRGFKEQSGQVLEKIVGEMHARVQARKTKEVTRRKNALESASMPSKLSDSMPGNDDIAELFIVEGDSALGTAKAARNSMFQALLPIRGKILNVQKASLSQMLTNKECASIIQVVGAGSGASFDIDQARYNKVIMMTDADVDGAHIRILLLTLFYRYMRPLIESGRVYAAVPPLHRIALAGKNKGKFIYTYSDDELEGKLVDLQAKHIDYNPDVQRYKGLGEMDADQLADTTMDPRTRMLRRIRMEDAAQAAGIFPLLMGDDVPPRKQFIVDNADDFDRSKIDT; from the coding sequence ATGGTGGCTAAAAAGCCTGATAAGGGAAAGACCTATGGTGCCGGCAGTCTGACAGTCCTGGATGGCTTGGACGCAGTGCGTAAGCGTCCAGGCATGTACATCGGGACCACAGACAGCCAGGGGCTTATGCACTGCCTTTGGGAGATCATCGACAACGCCGTGGACGAGGCTCTGGCCGGTCAGTGCGACCACATCAAGGTCATCCTGCACAAGGACGGCTCCATCGAGGTGGACGACAACGGCCGAGGCATCCCTGTCGACATTGAACCTCGAACCGGTCTGACCGGCGTGGAGGTGGTCCTGACCAAGCTTCACGCCGGCGCCAAGTTCGGCAACTCCTCCTATACGGCTGTGGGTGGCCTGCACGGCGTGGGCTCTTCGGTGGTCAATGCTCTGAGCTCCCGACTGGACGTGGAGGTGGACAGGGACGGCAAGACCCACCGGATGCGCTTCCACCAGGGCCATCCCGGCGCCTACCAGGACCCGGATCCGGAGCATCCCTCGCCTGACTCGCCCTTCAAGCGCACCAGGAAGAACAGGCCTACGACCCTGGAGGTGGTGGGCAGCGTGCCCAAGTCGCGGACCGGCACCAGGGTGCGCTACTGGGCCGACCCGGAAATCTTCAACCCAACGGCCCGGTTCAGCTACGCCCAGCTGATCGACCGGGTGCGCCAGACCAGCTTCCTGGTGCCCGGCCTCAAGATCACTGTGATCGACGACCGAATCCCTGCTACAGGGAGCGCCGATCAGGACCTGCGCCTGGAGGTTGACGGCGAGCCTGCTGCGAAGCCGGGAGATCAGGACGTTCAGGAGGATCAGGGAAACCTTCGCGGATTGTCCAATAGCGGCGAACCCCCTGAAAACAATGCTGAAGACGAACGTGCCGAGCACCAGCGAGCGGATGATGCCGACCTTTCGGCCACTGAGCGGGCTGACCGGGCCATGCTGCAGCCGGAGGACGAGACCGGCCATCAGCGTGTGGAGGAGTTCCTGCACACTGGCGGGGTGACCGACTTCGTCGACTTCCTGTCCAAGGGTGAACCTGTCAGCGACATCTGGCGGATCAGCGGCCAGGACACCTACCAGGAGGAGACCCAGCGGGTGGGCTCGGACGGCGAGCTGCACGCTGAGCAGGTGGAACGTGTCTGCGGGGTGGATATCGCCCTGCGCTGGGTCAATGACTATGATTCAGTTGTCCGCAGCTTCGTCAATGTGGTGGAGACGCCCGGCGGAGGCATGCATGTGGACGGGTTCATGAACGCCATGACCCGCCAGGTGCGCAAGGCTGTGGAGGCCAACGCACGCCGCCTCAAGGTCAACCTCAAGGACTCCCACACCAAGGTGGAGCGCGACGACGTCCTTGCCGGGCTGGTGGCTGTAGTCACCGTGCGCATCGCCGAGCCGCAGTTCCAGGGCCAGACCAAGGACGTGCTGGGCACGGCCCAGGTCAAACCCATCGTCACCCGGATGACCGACGACCAGTTCGGCCAGATGATCAGCGGTTCCAAGCGCGGCTTCAAGGAGCAGTCCGGCCAGGTTCTGGAGAAGATCGTCGGCGAGATGCACGCACGCGTCCAGGCCCGGAAGACCAAGGAGGTCACCAGGCGCAAGAATGCCCTGGAATCGGCCTCCATGCCCTCCAAGCTCTCGGATTCCATGCCCGGCAACGACGACATCGCCGAGCTGTTCATCGTCGAGGGCGACTCCGCCTTGGGCACGGCCAAGGCCGCACGAAACTCCATGTTCCAGGCCCTGTTGCCCATCCGCGGCAAGATTCTCAACGTGCAGAAGGCCTCCCTGTCCCAGATGCTGACCAACAAGGAGTGCGCCTCCATCATCCAGGTGGTCGGAGCCGGCTCGGGAGCCAGCTTCGACATCGATCAGGCCCGCTACAACAAGGTCATCATGATGACCGACGCCGACGTGGACGGCGCCCACATCCGCATCCTGCTGCTAACCCTCTTCTACCGATACATGCGTCCCCTGATCGAGAGCGGGCGGGTTTACGCCGCCGTGCCGCCCCTGCATCGAATCGCCTTGGCGGGCAAGAACAAGGGGAAATTCATCTACACCTATTCGGACGATGAGCTGGAGGGCAAGCTGGTCGACCTGCAGGCCAAGCACATCGACTACAATCCCGATGTGCAGCGATACAAGGGTCTGGGCGAGATGGATGCCGACCAGCTGGCCGACACCACCATGGATCCCAGGACCCGCATGCTGCGTCGTATCCGTATGGAGGATGCCGCTCAGGCCGCGGGCATCTTCCCCCTGCTCATGGGCGACGACGTGCCGCCCCGCAAGCAGTTCATCGTGGACAATGCCGACGACTTCGACCGGAGCAAGATCGACACCTGA